In Streptomyces sp. RFCAC02, the following proteins share a genomic window:
- a CDS encoding ATP-binding protein, which produces MCSIAVPEFAAVRQGADFSLTFPPEPRWVRGARDAVRTALAPVVRPGSELVETAALLTSEVVTNAVTASRDGHSADPVALYAEWSPAGGVRVLVRDGAPGGPPAVRPQPDDEAEHGRGLLLMALFASDWGVCRHLPGRGKVVWFTLAGDGEEPVPAGVESGGDGPGSVFGWPGDEREA; this is translated from the coding sequence ATGTGTTCGATCGCTGTGCCGGAGTTCGCGGCGGTGCGGCAGGGGGCCGATTTCTCGCTCACCTTCCCGCCCGAGCCGCGGTGGGTGCGGGGCGCCAGGGACGCGGTGCGCACGGCGCTGGCGCCGGTGGTGCGGCCGGGGTCCGAACTGGTCGAGACGGCCGCGCTGCTGACGTCCGAGGTGGTCACCAACGCGGTCACGGCGTCGCGGGACGGCCACTCGGCCGACCCGGTGGCCCTCTACGCGGAGTGGTCGCCCGCCGGCGGCGTCCGGGTCCTGGTGCGGGACGGCGCGCCGGGCGGGCCGCCGGCGGTGCGGCCCCAGCCTGACGACGAGGCGGAGCACGGACGCGGGCTGCTGCTGATGGCGCTGTTCGCCAGCGACTGGGGTGTGTGCCGGCACCTGCCCGGGCGCGGGAAGGTGGTCTGGTTCACGCTGGCCGGTGACGGGGAGGAGCCGGTGCCCGCCGGCGTGGAATCGGGTGGCGACGGGCCGGGCAGCGTGTTCGGATGGCCGGGTGACGAACGGGAAGCATGA
- a CDS encoding sigma-70 family RNA polymerase sigma factor, with product MSQSATTPPAAPGTTGPLTDAQLEQHRRELTAHCYRMLGSAFEAEDAVQETMVRAWRGLDRFEGRSSLRSWLYRIATNVCLTMLSGSSRRARPMDLSSPTPIASATLGPPLPESVWIEPMPDSLVLPAADPAERAETRESVRLALIAALQHLAPRQRAVLLLREVLGWRAAEVAELLGTTVASVNSALQRARATLAGTGLTETGQDGADDGGALTAEQKGLLARYLDAFERYDLDSLTALLREDATLSMPPYDLWFRGPEDIRGWMAGPGIACAGSRLIPTRANGLPAFGHYRADPAGGHTAWALQVIEVSGDRITGINSFLDTARLFPLFDLPHHLPPGRTDGAGAE from the coding sequence ATGAGCCAGTCCGCCACGACCCCGCCCGCGGCACCGGGCACCACCGGGCCGCTCACCGACGCCCAGCTCGAACAGCACCGCAGAGAACTCACCGCGCACTGCTACCGCATGCTCGGCTCCGCCTTCGAGGCGGAGGACGCCGTCCAGGAGACCATGGTCCGCGCCTGGCGCGGCCTGGACCGCTTCGAGGGCCGCTCGTCGCTGCGCTCCTGGCTCTACCGCATCGCGACCAACGTCTGCCTCACCATGCTCAGCGGCAGCAGCCGCCGCGCCCGTCCCATGGACCTCTCCTCCCCCACCCCGATCGCCTCGGCCACGCTCGGCCCGCCGCTGCCGGAATCCGTCTGGATCGAGCCCATGCCGGACAGCCTCGTCCTGCCCGCCGCCGATCCGGCCGAGCGGGCCGAGACCCGTGAGTCCGTGCGCCTGGCCCTCATCGCGGCCCTCCAGCACCTCGCGCCGCGCCAGCGCGCCGTCCTGCTGCTGCGGGAGGTCCTGGGCTGGCGGGCGGCCGAGGTCGCCGAACTCCTCGGTACGACCGTCGCCTCCGTCAACAGCGCCCTCCAGCGGGCGCGCGCCACCCTCGCCGGCACCGGCCTGACGGAGACCGGTCAGGACGGCGCGGACGACGGCGGCGCCCTGACCGCGGAGCAGAAGGGCCTGCTCGCCCGCTACCTCGACGCGTTCGAGCGCTACGACCTCGACAGCCTGACGGCGCTGCTCCGCGAGGACGCCACCCTCTCCATGCCGCCGTACGACCTGTGGTTCCGCGGCCCGGAGGACATCCGCGGCTGGATGGCGGGCCCCGGCATCGCGTGCGCCGGGTCGCGCCTCATACCCACCCGCGCGAACGGCCTCCCCGCCTTCGGCCACTACCGCGCCGATCCGGCGGGCGGGCACACCGCGTGGGCGCTGCAGGTGATCGAGGTGTCCGGCGACCGCATCACCGGCATCAACAGCTTCCTCGACACCGCGCGGCTCTTCCCGCTCTTCGACCTGCCCCACCACCTCCCGCCGGGGCGGACCGACGGGGCGGGGGCCGAGTGA
- a CDS encoding ATP-binding protein — MPARDPLSLITEAFTGLLFGRTETTRLPVRTSTGQAQAVYLPTAAPGLGDSGVIIGREVYSGKGYIYDPFQLYGQQLPAPHWLVLGESGNGKSALEKTYVLRQLRFRDRQVVVLDAQGEDGVGEWNLIAQELGITPIRLDPMATLDGNVRLNPLDPAITTTGQLALLRTIIEVALGRLLDERSGFALKVAHAYVNQTTTDRQPILTDIVERLRHPLPEAADAMNVDLEDVRAWGLDVALVLDRLVDGDLRGMFDGPTTVGIDLDAPLIVFDLSHIDRNSIAMPILMAIVGVWLEHTWIRPDRRKRIFLVEEAWHIINSPSVAQLFQRLLKFGRRLGLSFVAVVHHLSDVIDGAAAKEAAAILKMASTRTIYAQKSDEARATGQVLGLPRWAVEIIPTLTPGMAVWDVNGNVQVVKHLVTEAERPLVFTDRAMTESSAPRAEDPFDQDADDPFEAETEARVMSFEKHQGVG, encoded by the coding sequence ATGCCCGCGCGCGATCCGCTGAGCCTCATCACGGAGGCGTTCACCGGCCTGCTCTTCGGCCGCACCGAGACCACCCGGCTCCCCGTCCGTACCTCCACCGGCCAGGCCCAGGCCGTCTACCTCCCGACCGCGGCCCCCGGCCTCGGCGACTCGGGCGTCATCATCGGCCGCGAGGTGTACAGCGGCAAGGGCTACATCTACGACCCGTTCCAGCTCTACGGCCAGCAGCTCCCCGCCCCGCACTGGCTGGTCCTCGGCGAGTCGGGCAACGGCAAGTCCGCCCTGGAGAAGACGTACGTCCTGCGCCAGCTCAGGTTCCGCGACCGCCAGGTCGTCGTCCTGGACGCCCAGGGCGAGGACGGCGTCGGCGAATGGAACCTGATCGCCCAGGAACTCGGCATCACACCGATCCGCCTCGATCCGATGGCCACCCTCGACGGCAACGTCCGCCTCAATCCGCTCGACCCCGCCATCACCACCACGGGCCAGCTCGCGCTGCTGCGGACCATCATCGAGGTGGCCCTCGGCCGTTTGCTGGACGAGCGTTCCGGCTTCGCCCTGAAGGTCGCCCACGCCTACGTCAACCAGACGACGACCGACCGGCAGCCGATCCTCACGGACATCGTGGAGCGCCTCCGGCATCCGCTGCCCGAGGCCGCCGACGCCATGAACGTCGATCTGGAGGACGTCCGCGCCTGGGGCCTGGACGTGGCGCTGGTCCTCGACCGCCTGGTCGACGGCGACCTGCGCGGCATGTTCGACGGCCCGACGACCGTCGGCATCGACCTGGACGCGCCGCTCATCGTCTTCGACCTGTCCCACATCGACCGCAACTCCATCGCCATGCCGATCCTCATGGCGATCGTCGGTGTCTGGCTGGAGCACACCTGGATCAGGCCGGACCGCAGGAAGCGCATCTTCCTGGTGGAGGAGGCCTGGCACATCATCAACTCGCCCTCGGTGGCGCAGTTGTTCCAGCGGCTGCTGAAGTTCGGCCGCCGTCTGGGTCTGTCGTTCGTCGCCGTCGTCCACCACCTGTCGGACGTCATCGACGGCGCGGCGGCGAAGGAGGCCGCCGCAATCCTCAAGATGGCGTCGACCCGCACGATCTACGCCCAGAAGTCCGACGAGGCCCGCGCCACCGGGCAGGTCCTCGGCCTGCCGCGCTGGGCCGTGGAGATCATCCCGACCCTCACGCCCGGCATGGCCGTCTGGGACGTCAACGGCAACGTGCAGGTCGTCAAGCACCTCGTCACCGAGGCCGAACGGCCCCTCGTCTTCACCGACCGCGCCATGACCGAGTCGTCGGCCCCCCGCGCGGAGGACCCGTTCGACCAGGACGCCGACGACCCGTTCGAGGCCGAGACGGAGGCGCGCGTCATGTCGTTCGAGAAGCACCAGGGCGTCGGCTAG
- a CDS encoding type VI secretion protein — MTEAPRAARGGVPDALLIGGLALMLALTALIWTATGLAGLVTGGAWPSGVTFFSTAGAVRSFLTAPGDVPAAWPEAAPEDLPGAAAVWGAFLVQVILVFCTALALYVRIARWRARRGAPRPQPVDRSRPADRAQPVEQSWEAEQVPAAVPEPEPLAAPAVPVPVPVPAREDHATAVLTAPPGLVVVDPDGSLWTRTGRRRTKSGPVHVYDPGHATDSTVRLRWSPLRGCEDMPVARRRATALLDPVRPVEPVFTLDASTAETLLRCYLHAAALAGQPLQQVHRWALGRSAGEPAKILRTHPRAAGGAVMELESALTGHPVRRDAALDLVARALTGLEQVHIRQACSPGRVDVLALDNLAGEGGTLYIAGAHRETAPLRHALVAELSVAWPGLTVIGGPV, encoded by the coding sequence GTGACCGAAGCACCGCGCGCCGCACGCGGCGGCGTCCCGGACGCCCTCCTCATCGGCGGGCTCGCCCTGATGCTGGCGCTGACCGCGCTCATCTGGACCGCGACGGGCCTCGCCGGCCTCGTCACGGGCGGGGCGTGGCCGTCCGGCGTGACGTTCTTCTCCACGGCGGGCGCCGTCCGTTCGTTCCTCACCGCGCCGGGGGACGTCCCCGCGGCCTGGCCGGAAGCCGCGCCCGAGGACCTGCCCGGCGCTGCCGCCGTCTGGGGTGCCTTCCTGGTGCAGGTCATCCTCGTGTTCTGCACGGCTCTTGCCCTGTACGTACGGATCGCCCGCTGGCGTGCCCGCCGCGGCGCGCCCCGTCCACAGCCTGTGGACCGGTCACGACCTGCCGACCGTGCACAGCCCGTGGAGCAGTCGTGGGAAGCGGAACAGGTCCCCGCCGCGGTGCCGGAGCCTGAGCCCCTCGCCGCGCCGGCGGTGCCTGTGCCCGTCCCGGTGCCCGCCCGCGAGGACCACGCGACCGCCGTCCTCACGGCACCCCCGGGGCTCGTCGTCGTCGACCCGGACGGCTCCCTGTGGACGCGGACGGGGCGCCGCCGCACGAAATCCGGTCCCGTGCACGTCTACGACCCGGGGCACGCCACCGACTCGACGGTGCGGCTGCGCTGGTCCCCGCTGCGCGGCTGCGAGGACATGCCGGTGGCCCGCCGCCGGGCCACGGCACTGCTCGACCCCGTGCGCCCGGTGGAGCCCGTCTTCACCCTGGACGCCTCCACCGCGGAGACGCTCCTCCGGTGCTATCTCCACGCGGCGGCACTCGCCGGGCAGCCGCTGCAGCAGGTCCACCGCTGGGCGCTCGGCCGCTCGGCCGGCGAGCCCGCGAAGATCCTGCGGACACATCCCCGGGCGGCGGGTGGCGCCGTCATGGAGCTGGAGAGCGCACTGACCGGCCACCCGGTCCGCAGGGACGCCGCGCTGGACCTCGTCGCACGTGCCCTGACCGGCCTGGAGCAGGTGCACATCCGCCAGGCGTGCAGCCCGGGACGCGTCGATGTCCTCGCGCTGGACAACCTGGCGGGCGAGGGCGGCACCCTCTACATCGCGGGTGCCCATCGCGAGACGGCGCCGCTGCGGCACGCGCTGGTGGCCGAGCTGTCCGTCGCCTGGCCTGGCCTGACGGTCATCGGCGGGCCGGTCTGA
- a CDS encoding STAS domain-containing protein, whose translation MRAVEFVVRGPLVRGDVPGLCGRLAAAVRRVGADAVTVDLAALTAAPSPAAVEAVARMRLTAGRLGCRLTFRHVAGDLRDLLVVLGLGDVLDAA comes from the coding sequence GTGAGAGCTGTGGAGTTCGTGGTGCGGGGTCCCCTGGTGCGGGGGGACGTGCCGGGGTTGTGCGGACGGCTGGCCGCGGCCGTGCGCCGGGTGGGCGCGGACGCGGTGACGGTGGATCTGGCGGCGCTGACGGCGGCGCCCTCGCCCGCCGCCGTGGAGGCGGTGGCCAGGATGCGGCTGACGGCCGGCCGGCTCGGCTGCCGGCTCACGTTCCGTCATGTGGCGGGTGACCTGCGGGACCTCCTCGTGGTGCTGGGACTCGGCGACGTGCTCGACGCCGCCTGA
- a CDS encoding TerD family protein, giving the protein MRDRLLDGRYRIGERLGAGAMGTVWEAFDVRLERPVAVKVVGAAAVGRDPRAKERFEREAKLLAGLSSPFIVTVHDTGESRSEEDGEPFLYLVMERLRGRSLEQVLRAELPPLADVARWGEHICRALAVAHDSGVVHRDLKPANVMVGPDGLARVLDFGIAAVLAESTDHARLTSTGVVVGTPSYMSPEQVEGRTVDARSDLYAAGCVLYALATGRPPFLGPSLYQLLRQQMEELPAPPTTLRPELPAGWDDLILAMLAKRPADRPASAAKVAERLRDLTRGAAAHGAVAVPALAEPVAYEPTRIDPRSVLLANCPRPEGGRLPLATGQRMRLAEVLPGVDTFRVCLDWRTPDGAGVDVDGSAFVVDGAGAVLSDDHFVFYNNPGPEGVGVELGGDDPEAVFTVGLRKLPGRAERVVFALSVDESQGGTGDLSRVSLLHTRLLGDRTDTELLCYGFPSGPTGATGVTLGELVREEDGWWFSAVSRAFTDGLAGIAQHYGVSVDGDA; this is encoded by the coding sequence ATGCGGGACCGGCTTCTCGACGGCCGCTACCGGATCGGGGAACGGCTCGGCGCCGGTGCCATGGGCACGGTCTGGGAGGCGTTCGACGTACGGCTGGAGCGGCCCGTCGCCGTGAAGGTGGTCGGTGCCGCCGCGGTCGGGCGCGATCCCCGGGCCAAGGAGCGGTTCGAGCGGGAGGCGAAGCTCCTGGCGGGGCTGTCGAGTCCGTTCATCGTCACCGTGCACGACACCGGCGAGTCGCGCTCGGAGGAGGACGGCGAACCGTTCCTCTACCTGGTGATGGAACGGCTGCGGGGCCGTTCGCTGGAACAGGTCCTCCGGGCGGAGCTGCCGCCGCTCGCCGATGTGGCGCGCTGGGGCGAGCACATCTGCCGCGCCCTGGCCGTCGCGCACGACTCGGGGGTCGTCCACCGCGACCTGAAACCGGCCAATGTGATGGTCGGCCCGGACGGGCTGGCGCGGGTGCTCGACTTCGGGATCGCGGCCGTCCTCGCCGAGTCCACGGACCACGCGCGCCTCACGTCCACCGGTGTGGTGGTCGGTACGCCCTCGTACATGTCGCCCGAGCAGGTCGAGGGCCGCACGGTCGACGCGCGCAGCGACCTGTACGCCGCCGGGTGCGTGCTGTACGCGCTGGCCACCGGCCGGCCGCCGTTCCTCGGTCCGTCCCTGTACCAGTTGCTGCGGCAGCAGATGGAGGAGCTGCCGGCGCCGCCCACGACGCTGCGCCCGGAACTGCCGGCCGGCTGGGACGACCTGATCCTCGCCATGCTGGCGAAGCGGCCCGCCGACCGGCCGGCGAGCGCCGCCAAGGTCGCGGAGCGGCTGCGGGACCTGACCCGGGGAGCGGCGGCGCACGGCGCGGTCGCCGTGCCGGCGCTGGCCGAGCCCGTCGCGTACGAGCCGACGCGGATCGATCCGCGGTCGGTCCTGCTGGCCAACTGCCCGCGTCCGGAGGGCGGCCGGCTGCCGCTGGCGACCGGGCAGCGGATGCGGCTGGCCGAAGTGCTGCCGGGCGTCGACACGTTCCGCGTCTGCCTCGACTGGCGGACGCCGGACGGCGCGGGGGTGGACGTGGACGGCAGCGCGTTCGTCGTGGACGGGGCGGGCGCCGTGCTGTCCGACGACCACTTCGTCTTCTACAACAATCCCGGCCCGGAGGGCGTGGGCGTCGAGCTGGGCGGTGACGACCCGGAGGCCGTCTTCACGGTCGGGCTGCGGAAGCTGCCGGGGCGGGCGGAGCGCGTCGTGTTCGCCCTGTCCGTGGACGAGTCGCAGGGCGGTACGGGCGACCTGTCGCGCGTCAGCCTGCTGCACACCCGGCTGCTCGGCGACCGGACCGACACCGAACTGCTGTGCTACGGCTTCCCCTCGGGGCCGACGGGAGCGACGGGCGTCACGCTGGGCGAGCTGGTCCGCGAGGAGGACGGCTGGTGGTTCTCCGCGGTCAGCCGGGCCTTCACGGACGGGCTGGCCGGCATCGCGCAGCACTACGGGGTCTCCGTGGACGGCGACGCCTGA
- a CDS encoding GNAT family N-acetyltransferase, which yields MTYTVRRTAREDWWEFRALRLAALRDPVAPLAFYEAYEEAIRLPRSEWERRAADDETVTLIGETEAGEWGGMLGHYRRYGRVTVVGVYVLPAHRGTGLAHSLMETVVEGAAGREIRLRVHEDNTRAARFYRSLGFTAISEVQREPGAPGYRTYELALRPARR from the coding sequence ATGACCTACACGGTGCGGCGCACAGCGCGGGAGGACTGGTGGGAGTTCCGCGCGCTTCGGCTCGCGGCTCTCCGCGACCCCGTGGCGCCGCTGGCGTTCTACGAGGCGTACGAGGAAGCGATCCGGCTCCCCAGGAGCGAATGGGAGCGGCGCGCCGCCGACGACGAGACGGTGACGCTCATCGGCGAGACCGAAGCCGGTGAATGGGGCGGAATGCTGGGGCATTACCGCCGCTACGGGCGTGTCACCGTCGTCGGCGTCTACGTGCTGCCCGCCCACCGGGGAACCGGCCTCGCCCACTCGCTGATGGAGACCGTCGTCGAGGGGGCGGCCGGCCGGGAGATCCGGCTGCGCGTCCACGAGGACAACACGAGGGCGGCCCGGTTCTACCGTTCCCTCGGGTTCACCGCCATCAGCGAGGTGCAGCGCGAACCCGGCGCGCCGGGCTACCGCACGTACGAGCTGGCGCTCAGACCGGCCCGCCGATGA
- a CDS encoding SCO6880 family protein produces MTAPPHTLTRRRTYLIGRARPQSIVGRNRETGEIALIVAGAFLGMVSGLVIPVLPVRIAGLAGFPILALAAVYMPYRGRTFYRWFEINRYFRRTQRKGATYRSAAPEAGVRLDGAEVEIGTPPGVGPIQWLAAAFGPDELAVLLHTERRTITAAIEIEGPGVGLRDSEDQEALVERFGTLLKHVANGDGHVSRLQMLARTLPADPDAHANDVRERGDATAPHWIQDSYEQLQSMVSTSSEQHRAYLVACMHHSRELANEAHSIARAARSGRGRGRGRGMSQDEALAVIMARELTDICARLAEADIRVRQPLGEARLASLVHSMYDPDHPIDHIQAMSRRNAWPAELDAREPTFLQAKTRESETREPWCHATAWVKEWPMTPVGVNFLAPLLVHTPDVIRTVAVCMDLEPTEIAIERMLTEKTNDAAEASRAAKMNRTVDPRDIAAHGRIDQRGDDLASGAAGVNLVGYLTVSSPDPEALARDKRTIRASAGKSYLKLEWCDREHHRAFVNTLPFATGIRR; encoded by the coding sequence ATGACCGCCCCACCGCACACCCTCACCAGGCGCCGCACCTACCTCATCGGCCGGGCGCGCCCCCAGTCCATCGTCGGCCGCAACCGCGAGACCGGCGAGATCGCGCTCATCGTCGCCGGCGCGTTCCTCGGCATGGTGAGCGGCCTCGTCATCCCGGTGCTCCCCGTCCGCATCGCGGGCCTGGCCGGCTTCCCGATCCTGGCCCTGGCCGCCGTCTACATGCCCTACCGGGGCCGCACGTTCTACAGGTGGTTCGAGATCAACCGCTATTTCCGCCGCACGCAGCGCAAGGGTGCGACCTACCGCTCCGCCGCCCCCGAGGCCGGTGTCCGGCTGGACGGGGCGGAGGTCGAGATCGGCACACCGCCCGGCGTCGGCCCCATCCAGTGGCTGGCCGCCGCGTTCGGCCCGGACGAGCTGGCCGTCCTCCTCCACACCGAACGCCGCACCATCACCGCCGCCATCGAGATCGAGGGCCCCGGCGTCGGCCTGCGCGACAGCGAGGACCAGGAGGCGCTGGTCGAACGTTTCGGCACCCTCCTGAAGCACGTCGCCAACGGCGACGGCCACGTCTCCCGCCTCCAGATGCTGGCCCGCACCCTCCCCGCCGACCCCGACGCCCACGCCAACGACGTCCGGGAGCGCGGCGACGCCACCGCCCCCCACTGGATCCAGGACTCGTACGAGCAGCTCCAGTCGATGGTGTCCACGTCGAGCGAGCAGCACCGCGCCTACCTCGTCGCCTGCATGCACCACTCCCGCGAGCTGGCGAACGAGGCGCACAGCATCGCCAGGGCGGCCCGCTCCGGCCGGGGCAGGGGCCGCGGCCGCGGCATGTCGCAGGACGAGGCGCTCGCCGTCATCATGGCCCGCGAGCTGACCGACATCTGCGCCCGGCTCGCCGAGGCCGACATCCGCGTGCGGCAGCCGCTGGGCGAGGCGCGGCTCGCGTCCCTCGTCCACTCCATGTACGACCCGGACCACCCGATCGACCACATCCAGGCCATGTCCCGGCGCAACGCCTGGCCCGCCGAGCTCGACGCCCGCGAGCCGACGTTCCTCCAGGCGAAGACCCGCGAGTCGGAGACCCGCGAGCCGTGGTGCCACGCGACGGCCTGGGTCAAGGAGTGGCCGATGACCCCGGTCGGCGTGAATTTCCTCGCGCCGCTCCTCGTCCACACCCCCGACGTGATCCGCACGGTCGCCGTCTGCATGGACCTGGAGCCCACCGAGATCGCCATCGAGCGGATGCTCACCGAGAAGACGAACGACGCCGCCGAGGCGTCGCGCGCCGCCAAGATGAACCGCACCGTCGACCCCCGCGACATCGCCGCCCACGGCCGCATCGACCAGCGGGGCGACGACCTCGCCTCCGGCGCGGCGGGCGTCAACCTCGTCGGCTACCTCACCGTCTCCTCGCCCGACCCGGAGGCCCTCGCCCGCGACAAGCGCACGATCCGCGCCTCCGCCGGCAAGTCGTACCTGAAGCTGGAGTGGTGCGACCGCGAGCACCACCGCGCGTTCGTCAACACCCTGCCGTTCGCGACGGGGATCAGACGATGA
- a CDS encoding GNAT family N-acetyltransferase has product MTNGKHEADGSAVRVRAAVPADIEAVLAFWRHAAEGVSISDDPAGVGRLVERDAGALLLAGTAEESVVGTVIAGFDGWRCHLYRLAVAPAWRRRGVATALLDAAERRFAELGGRRADAMVLRDNALAHHAWSARGYRPQEEWERWIKPLV; this is encoded by the coding sequence GTGACGAACGGGAAGCATGAGGCGGACGGGAGTGCGGTACGGGTCCGGGCGGCCGTCCCGGCGGACATCGAGGCGGTCCTGGCGTTCTGGCGGCACGCGGCCGAGGGCGTGAGCATCAGCGACGATCCGGCCGGCGTCGGCCGGCTCGTGGAGCGCGACGCCGGCGCGCTGCTGCTCGCCGGGACGGCGGAGGAGAGCGTCGTGGGCACGGTGATCGCCGGTTTCGACGGGTGGCGGTGCCATCTGTACCGGCTCGCCGTCGCCCCCGCGTGGCGCAGGCGCGGTGTGGCCACGGCGCTCCTGGACGCTGCGGAGCGCCGGTTCGCGGAGCTGGGCGGGCGGCGGGCCGACGCGATGGTGCTGCGCGACAACGCCCTCGCGCACCACGCCTGGTCGGCCCGGGGCTACCGGCCGCAGGAGGAGTGGGAGCGGTGGATCAAGCCGCTGGTGTGA